The following is a genomic window from Bacteroidia bacterium.
GAAATAAAAGGAGACCATGTTCATGAGCATATGTAAATAATTGCCATGCACAAACCCGCTGGTAAGAATTCGCCAGTATTCCTTATAAATCAGCATATCATAAGGAACGAGGATATTTTTATCCTGGAAATTCTCATCCAGCAATCCCCAGATGCTCAATCCCAGGGTAATCAGTAAAATGCCAAGTGCAACGGGTGCCTCCAGTATGTAGGATAAAGCCATTATCTTTTCAGGTGTTTATTACGGAATACAAATAACCCACTTGAAAAATAATTCCAAAATCAATATTACGGGAAATCTATCACACTTTTTGGGTGGCTGAATCAGGAGGATTCGAAGTAGTGTCCTGTGACTGGGGAATTCACCCGGTGGCTGAGGAGTTGCTTCTGGTGGCTGAGGTTCTCGAAGCCATCGGAAGCAACTCCTTATATCTGCCGGTTGGCGATTTCCTGGAGGTAAGACCGAAGGGGTTCAAACTTTGTCTTTTGGGAGAGCGCTTGTCCCAGAGCTTTGGCCCGGTCAAAATAGCTGAGAATAAGTTTTTGGGTATGGGCTTCTATATCCAGTTCGCGGAATAAGGTCAGCATTTCCTCCACCTTGGATTCCGTATTTTTCTGCAACAATTCATCAATTTTGGACTTCTGGCCAGGATCAGCAAGTTCCTGAGCTTTCAGCAAAAGGTAGGTTTTTTTATTTTCAATAATATCACCGCCTACCTGTTTGCCAAATCCTTCCGGCGGAAAAGCGTCCATCAGATCATCCTGAAGTTGAAAGCCAATACCCAGGCTTTCGCCAAATTCTCTAAACTGGCTGACAATTTCGAGGTCTGCTCCGCCAGCAATTGCGCCGAGGCTCATACAGCCCCCTAATAAAGCCGCTGTTTTTTTGCGAATCATTTCCAGGTAATCGGGAATGGTGGCATTGGTCTGAATCGCCAAATCCATATCTTCCATCTGTCCTTCGCAGACAGCCAATGAAACATGGGTATATTCTTTCACCAGTTGTGCTGCCTTTTCGGGAAAATCACGGGTCACCATATCCATGGAAAATGCAAGCAGTGCATCGCCGGAGAGGATAGCCACATTTTCATCCCACTTGATATGTACGGTGGCATTTCCCCTTCTCACTGGTGCACGGTCCATGATATCATCATGAACGAGAGTAAAATTATGAAATACTTCCACCGCCACTGCCAGGTTCATCGCATGGGCAGGCTGTTGCCCGGAGACGGCCTGATAGGCAAGCATCGTCAGTATCGGGCGAATTCTTTTTCCCTTTAGAGACAGGATATAGGCCATTGGCTGGTACAAGTTGGCTGGTTTCCGATTGTCCAGCCCGAGATTTTCTATATACTTCTCTACGGCGGCTTTTAGCTCAGTGGTATTCTGCATGCGGTTTGGGGTAAATAGCACTGCAAAGTAACTAAGGTTTTTTATACCTCACAACCCCACCTACAATTGTGTATTCAATCTCAGTATTTAGTAGTTTTTCTTCTTCCACTGTCATAATATCCTGAGAAAGGACCGTAAAGTCTGCCAGTTTTCCCACCTCCAGAGAACCTTTTTCATTTTCCTGAAAAGCACCATACGCTGCGTCGAGCGTATAGGACCGAAGTGCCTCATCTCTGGTCATTTTCTGGCCGGGCTCAAATCCGCCGGGAGGGTCTCCGGCAAGGGTTTTACGTGAGACAGAAGCGTAAAAGCAGGCGATAGGGCTAAGGGGCTCTACAGGGGCATCTGTACCATTGATCACCTTTGCGCCTGAGTCTATCAGTTTGCGCCAGACATAAGCGCCGTCTTCAATACGTTTTTTCCCCAGCCGGTCAATCGCCCAGGGCCTGTCAGAAGACATGTGAATCGCCTGCATAGAAGCGATTACGCCTAGTTGGGCAAAGCGGGGAATATCTTCCGGATCAAGATGTTGGGCATGTTCTATTCTAAAACGAGGATCTTTTACCTCCGGGTGTTGTGCAAAAGCGGTTTCAAACCGGTCCAGCACTTCGCGGTTAGCCCTGTCGCCAATGGCGTGAACACATACCTGAAATCCATATTTCAGGGCATCTTGTGCTACAGTTTCCACATAGTCCATCGGCATAATGGGGTTGCCAAAATGTCCATGTCTGTCCGAATATTCTTCCAGTAACCACGCACCCCGGGAGCCCAGTGCACCATCAGCATATAGTTTTATTGCCCGTATGGTCAGATATTCATCTTCTGTTTGTGGTCCGTTTGCATACCAGGTTTGCAGGAGTTCTTCATTACTCCCGTCGAGCATGGTCCAGAGGCGAACAGACATT
Proteins encoded in this region:
- a CDS encoding polyprenyl synthetase family protein; translation: MQNTTELKAAVEKYIENLGLDNRKPANLYQPMAYILSLKGKRIRPILTMLAYQAVSGQQPAHAMNLAVAVEVFHNFTLVHDDIMDRAPVRRGNATVHIKWDENVAILSGDALLAFSMDMVTRDFPEKAAQLVKEYTHVSLAVCEGQMEDMDLAIQTNATIPDYLEMIRKKTAALLGGCMSLGAIAGGADLEIVSQFREFGESLGIGFQLQDDLMDAFPPEGFGKQVGGDIIENKKTYLLLKAQELADPGQKSKIDELLQKNTESKVEEMLTLFRELDIEAHTQKLILSYFDRAKALGQALSQKTKFEPLRSYLQEIANRQI
- a CDS encoding amidohydrolase, translated to MRILLILTTIIFAACTPGPVADFVLINGNIYTVNPAQPRAEAVAVKGGKIIAVGTASEIHSLTGSKTEILDLEGKTVVPGLIESHAHIMGVGENQRYLNLMTVSSYEELVEKVAAAVSKSKPGDWILGRGWHQSKWIPQPEMITGYQTHEKLSAVSPQNPVFLTHASGHAAFANAKAMELAGITPGMTFGEDGEIIQYPDGRPTGIFTESAAGLIGKFVPQDTPESLRLDLQAAIDECLANGLTSFQDAGAGPAAIETFQAFVREGKMSVRLWTMLDGSNEELLQTWYANGPQTEDEYLTIRAIKLYADGALGSRGAWLLEEYSDRHGHFGNPIMPMDYVETVAQDALKYGFQVCVHAIGDRANREVLDRFETAFAQHPEVKDPRFRIEHAQHLDPEDIPRFAQLGVIASMQAIHMSSDRPWAIDRLGKKRIEDGAYVWRKLIDSGAKVINGTDAPVEPLSPIACFYASVSRKTLAGDPPGGFEPGQKMTRDEALRSYTLDAAYGAFQENEKGSLEVGKLADFTVLSQDIMTVEEEKLLNTEIEYTIVGGVVRYKKP